The DNA sequence CGCTCGCCCTTCTCCATCCGCGTGTGGCACTCGATGCAGGAAGCCGCGTTGGTGAGGTACTCGCCGTAGCTGGGGTCGGTGGGTTTGGGCAGTGGGCGCGGGTTCGCCGGCTGGGGCACGGTGCGCATGATCAGGTTCACCGGAAAGTCCAGCTCGCTGGCCGGATAGGGCTCCGAGGCGATGGGCTCCAGGGAGCGCAGGTAGGCGATCAGGCTGTAGACATCCTCCGTGGCGAGCTGGTTGTAGTTCGGGTAGGGCATCACCGGGAAGAAGGGATGGCCGTCCTTGCTCACGCCGCTGGTGATGGCCCGGTAGATCTCGCCATCGCTCCAATCCTTCAGCGCGAAGGGTGTGATGTTGCGGGAGTAGAACTCGCCGGGGAAGTTCATGGTGCGATCGAACTTCTCACCGCCGGCGCCCATGGTCTCCACCTTGGGCGGTGCGGCGAAGAGGTCCCAATCGCGCTGCGCATGGCAGTCCATGCACACGCACACGCTGTTGGCCAGGTAGCGGCCGCGCTCGATGCGTTCGGGGGTGAGGTCCACCCGCAGATCGGCCGGTGCGGCCACATTGGGCAATGCGAAGGAGACATAGGCGATGGCGCCGCCGACCGTGAGCACAATGAGCAGGAGCAGCACGCCGAGGATCTTCAGCAACTTCTTCATGGTGACAGGGGTTTGGTGATAGGGACTTGTCTGTGACGCCGGTAACCTAATCAAGTTACAGCCCTTCGACCAACCCCATGATCCCGAACTTCGCAAGGCCATGGCCAAGCGCAAGCGCATCACCCGCCAAGCGTTGGACGCCATCGAGCGGGCCGCCAAGCGCCAGGCGCAAAAGGATGCCGGCGCGCTGGA is a window from the Flavobacteriales bacterium genome containing:
- a CDS encoding c-type cytochrome, whose protein sequence is MKKLLKILGVLLLLIVLTVGGAIAYVSFALPNVAAPADLRVDLTPERIERGRYLANSVCVCMDCHAQRDWDLFAAPPKVETMGAGGEKFDRTMNFPGEFYSRNITPFALKDWSDGEIYRAITSGVSKDGHPFFPVMPYPNYNQLATEDVYSLIAYLRSLEPIASEPYPASELDFPVNLIMRTVPQPANPRPLPKPTDPSYGEYLTNAASCIECHTRMEKGERLGEPFAGGFAFTFPNGATLRSPNITPHETGIGNWSKQQFIDRFKMYADSSFVPHRINWEKAEFQTVMPWVMYATMTDEDLGAIYDYLRKLPPVDNSVVKWETPG